A genomic stretch from Lathyrus oleraceus cultivar Zhongwan6 chromosome 2, CAAS_Psat_ZW6_1.0, whole genome shotgun sequence includes:
- the LOC127123936 gene encoding uncharacterized protein LOC127123936: MAPLVDVLRMVDNKRKPAMGYIYVAMVVAKESIEKVFNSNSSKYKAVFVIIDKRWECQLHHPLHSAGYYLNPEYYYEKPEIENDPKLVRGLRKFIETLSEMLPDVSIHSKKRNKLEHQRLQNLVFIKYNQALVERFEIRDKIDPMEFGEINYHTQWLVEEMREMGENGDPLQEYLVHEDDDLTWAQVTEASGVNEPVVYTRRSKLLEGASTSRAQQVVVEDVEEDDEDEELEEYFDDI; this comes from the exons ATGGCGCCTCTTGTAGACGTGCTAAGAATGGTTGATAACAAAAGAAAACCCGCAATGGGTTACATATATGTCGCAATGGTGGTAGCCAAAGAATCAATTGAAAAAGTTTTTAATTCAAATTCAAGCAAGTATAAAGCCGTATTTGTCATCATTGATAAAAGATGGGAGTGTCAACTTCATCATCCATTACATTCTGCAGGTTACTATCTCAATCCTGAATATTATTATGAGAAACCAGAAATTGAGAATGATCCTAAATTGGTGAGAGGCCTCCGTAAATTCATTGAGACACTTAGTGAAA TGCTTCCGGATGTGAGC ATTCATTCCAAGAAGCGAAATAAGTTGGAGCATCAAAGGTTGCAAAACTTGGTTTTCATAAAGTATAACCAAGCATTGGTTGAAAGATTTGAAATTCGGGACAAGATTGATCCTATGGAATTTGGTGAAATTAATTATCACACTCAATGGTTGGTGGAAGAGATGAGAGAGATGGGAGAAAATGGTGATCCTTTACAAGAATATTTGGTTCATGAAGATGATGATTTAACTTGGGCACAAGTTACCGAAGCAAGTGGGGTTAATGAGCCTGTAGTTTACACTAGGAGGTCAAAACTACTTGAAGGTGCAAGTACATCTAGGGCACAACAAGTGGTGGTagaagatgttgaagaagatgatgaagatgaagaattGGAGGAATATTTTGATGATATATGA